Proteins co-encoded in one Oncorhynchus kisutch isolate 150728-3 linkage group LG1, Okis_V2, whole genome shotgun sequence genomic window:
- the LOC109907767 gene encoding synaptoporin-like — MESANQLMSVGTFQVLKLPLGFISVLEWLFAIFAFATCGGYSGQLRVSVDCQLDKASSNLSIGIDFAYPFRLHQVSFEAPLCDGRRRESLFLIGDYSSSAEFFVTIAVFAFLYSLMATVVYIFFQNKYRENNRGPLIDFIVTVVFAFMWLVSSSAWAQALSDVKVATDPDEVQELISACKVMTNKCGSVQGPRWSGLNTSVVFGFLNFVLWAGNIWFVFKETGWHKGGPARYAGAPPEKQAATFSQHQPYNQGSFDQSGGYSGQGDREQASEYSPVGEPTSYSNQM; from the exons ATGGAATCAGCCAACCAG CTCATGTCTGTTGGAACGTTTCAAGTGCTTAAATTACCCCTTGGATTTATCAGCGTTTTGGAATGG CTTTTTGCCATTTTTGCATTTGCAACATGTGGAGGCTACAGTGGACAGCTGCGGGTTAGCGTTGACTGTCAGCTTGACAAGGCCAGCAGCAACCTCAGTATTGGCATCGATTTTGCCTATCCTTTTAG GTTGCACCAGGTGTCCTTTGAGGCTCCGCTgtgtgatgggaggaggagggagagtctCTTCCTCATTGGGGACTATTCTTCCTCAGCTGAGTTCTTCGTCACCATTGCTGTGTTCGCCTTCCTCTACTCCCTCATGGCCACCGTAGTCTACATCTTCTTCCAGAACAAGTACCGAGAGAACAACCGAGGCCCTCTCATC GACTTCATAGTGACCGTGGTGTTCGCCTTCATGTGGCTGGTCAGTTCTTCGGCCTGGGCCCAGGCCTTGTCGGACGTCAAGGTCGCCACAGATCCAGATGAGGTGCAGGAGCTCATATCTGCCTGTAAGGTCATGACCAACAAGTGTGGCTCAGTGCAAGGACCCCGTTGGTCAGGCCTTAACACCTCTGTG GTGTTTGGCTTCCTAAACTTCGTCCTGTGGGCAGGAAACATCTGGTTTGTTTTCAAGGAGACTGGCTGGCATAAGGGAGGACCTGCTCGGTATGCTGGAGCGCCACCCGAAAAACAGGCCGCGACCTTCAGCCAGCACCAGCCCTACAACCAGGGCAGCTTCGACCAGTCAGGAGGCTACAGCGGCCAGGGAGACCGGGAGCAGGCATCAGAATACAGTCCTGTGGGTGAACCCACCTCCTACTCCAATCAGATGTAG